The following are from one region of the Hydrogenophaga sp. BPS33 genome:
- a CDS encoding Bug family tripartite tricarboxylate transporter substrate binding protein, whose amino-acid sequence MTLLLATPLLGAHAFAQYPDRTIRLVHAWAAGSATDGAARAFAKELGDRLGQSVVVDNKPGAEGIIGTAYVAKAQPDGYNLIVTSMGTMVLNDLLHAKLQYNPREDLEPLGLFAKSSFILVASNKFAATNLDEVLKRVKQQPGEVSIGLFGGITDLIASALSAETGSKLLHVRYQGGAPTLNAVLSGEVNLGVLPAAYAVLHGTKFRVIGVTSPTRLSYLPDAPTFAEQGVQRMEFANWYGVHGPRGLPETVRSVLHSAVKETAESAQFIEQLKRMGIEPEFLNAEQFAKFLAAERVKYTRLLENSELRRR is encoded by the coding sequence ATGACACTCTTACTGGCAACGCCGTTGCTCGGCGCGCATGCATTTGCTCAATATCCGGATCGCACCATTCGCCTGGTTCATGCGTGGGCCGCCGGATCTGCAACTGACGGCGCTGCGCGCGCGTTCGCCAAAGAACTCGGTGACCGGCTCGGGCAAAGCGTCGTCGTGGATAACAAGCCCGGAGCCGAGGGAATCATCGGCACCGCCTATGTCGCTAAGGCGCAACCCGATGGCTACAACCTGATCGTGACCTCGATGGGAACCATGGTCCTGAATGATCTGCTGCATGCGAAGCTTCAATACAACCCGAGAGAGGACCTTGAGCCACTCGGCTTGTTTGCGAAGTCGTCCTTCATCCTCGTGGCCAGCAATAAGTTTGCTGCAACCAATCTTGACGAGGTCCTGAAGCGCGTGAAGCAGCAACCGGGAGAAGTGTCGATAGGATTGTTCGGTGGCATCACCGACCTCATCGCTTCGGCGCTTTCCGCCGAGACTGGCAGCAAGCTTCTCCACGTCCGGTATCAGGGCGGCGCACCGACTCTGAACGCAGTGCTGTCCGGGGAAGTCAACCTTGGCGTGTTGCCTGCCGCCTACGCAGTACTGCACGGCACCAAATTCCGCGTTATCGGCGTGACCAGTCCAACCCGGCTCAGCTACCTCCCCGACGCACCCACTTTCGCCGAACAGGGAGTTCAGCGGATGGAATTTGCGAACTGGTACGGCGTGCATGGACCACGGGGACTGCCGGAAACGGTTCGATCCGTCTTGCATTCCGCGGTCAAGGAGACTGCCGAGTCGGCCCAGTTCATCGAGCAACTCAAGAGGATGGGCATCGAGCCCGAGTTTCTCAACGCCGAGCAGTTCGCTAAGTTCCTGGCAGCGGAGCGCGTCAAGTACACACGACTCCTCGAAAACTCCGAGCTGCGCCGCCGCTAA
- a CDS encoding FAD-dependent oxidoreductase — protein MKSEVLFEANAEADIVVIGFGGAGAATAIAAHDMGAKVIILEKAPKGLEGGNTRVSGQGYLNVDGVEDAVDYLNALAGSEELPQNHVRAWVMECSQNNDWMRSIGATPEEHHHQPVGIEFPELKGSQCVRKFHHGPRTGYSHTWDFLAGAVAERSIEVLYDARASKLIQEGMSREILGVQASCAGQPITVRARKAVVLACGGFENNQSMIRDYLPGVSACYPSGTPYNEGDGVHMALAVGADLWHMKNFAGPSMALKVNEYQSTFSMTALHFSHEQRGGMIVVGPDGRRFTDEKYKTLHGKVRRSGEWHTLALPTAMYMVFDHALFSDGPIYDKEPRMNWSRVVDRYQWSDDNVAELDKGWIKKGDSIENLAEVLGLDPQALKRTCDEWNVICANGRDDHFGRTRMLNPIERGPFYAVPLVASLLNTQGGPRRNARAQVVAPDGEPIPRLYSAGELGSIFGYLYQGAGNIGECLATGRIAARNAVSEPVID, from the coding sequence ATGAAATCGGAAGTATTGTTTGAAGCGAACGCCGAAGCGGACATTGTCGTGATCGGCTTCGGCGGCGCCGGCGCCGCGACGGCCATTGCGGCTCACGACATGGGCGCCAAGGTGATTATTCTGGAGAAGGCGCCGAAGGGCCTCGAAGGCGGCAATACGCGCGTTTCAGGTCAGGGCTATCTGAACGTTGATGGAGTCGAAGACGCCGTTGACTATCTGAACGCTCTAGCCGGCAGCGAAGAGTTGCCCCAGAACCATGTTCGGGCATGGGTAATGGAATGCAGTCAGAACAATGACTGGATGCGAAGCATAGGGGCGACGCCCGAGGAGCACCATCACCAACCGGTCGGCATTGAGTTTCCTGAGCTGAAGGGCTCGCAATGCGTCCGAAAGTTCCACCACGGCCCTCGGACAGGCTACTCTCATACATGGGATTTTCTGGCAGGCGCTGTCGCGGAGCGATCCATCGAGGTGCTCTACGACGCGCGCGCGAGCAAGCTCATTCAAGAGGGTATGTCCCGGGAAATTCTTGGCGTTCAGGCAAGCTGCGCCGGCCAGCCCATCACGGTTCGCGCCAGGAAGGCGGTTGTTCTGGCTTGCGGGGGCTTTGAGAACAATCAGTCGATGATTCGCGACTATCTGCCCGGCGTGTCTGCCTGCTATCCCTCAGGAACGCCGTATAACGAAGGTGACGGTGTTCACATGGCGCTGGCAGTCGGTGCCGATCTCTGGCATATGAAAAACTTCGCGGGTCCTTCGATGGCGCTCAAGGTCAACGAATACCAAAGCACCTTTTCGATGACAGCGCTGCATTTCAGCCATGAGCAGCGCGGGGGAATGATTGTGGTCGGTCCCGACGGCCGCCGCTTTACCGACGAAAAGTACAAGACTTTGCACGGTAAGGTCCGCCGAAGTGGGGAGTGGCACACGCTCGCGCTGCCCACAGCCATGTATATGGTGTTTGACCATGCCCTGTTCTCGGATGGACCGATCTACGACAAGGAGCCGCGAATGAACTGGAGTCGTGTGGTCGATCGGTATCAGTGGAGCGACGACAACGTCGCCGAGCTCGACAAGGGGTGGATCAAGAAGGGTGATTCCATCGAGAACCTCGCAGAAGTTCTCGGCCTGGATCCTCAGGCGCTGAAGCGGACATGTGATGAATGGAATGTCATATGCGCCAATGGCCGGGACGACCATTTCGGCCGCACGCGCATGCTGAACCCGATCGAGCGCGGGCCCTTCTATGCAGTTCCGCTCGTGGCCTCGCTGCTCAACACACAAGGAGGGCCGCGGCGAAACGCTCGCGCCCAGGTGGTTGCGCCCGATGGCGAACCGATTCCGCGGCTCTACAGCGCTGGCGAACTGGGATCGATTTTCGGCTATCTATACCAGGGAGCAGGCAACATCGGCGAGTGCCTGGCCACGGGGCGCATTGCTGCTCGCAACGCCGTCAGCGAACCCGTCATCGACTGA
- a CDS encoding MmgE/PrpD family protein has translation MEETRKLARFASELAFDSIPKEVVSKAKLLILDQIGAMLGAATLPWSRSVLDYVLDWGGVEGNSTVAYFGTKTRLELAAFANACFGHGFEIDDLYVRGQSHPGCVVIPTAIAACESQAGSGRDLLTAVVAGYEVMGRINHAIMPSCAEKGFHAATSVTGPFGAAIAAGKLHRLDAGLMVHAMSIAGSHASGTIEYDQGGGSVKRVHAGIAAAAGVRSVLLAKHGITGPATILEGKHGICHVFADSCDLGRLTRGLGTDFPVVTGTGFKAYCCCAGMHSGIEALQNLMWKHSMDAAAVKSITMGTHSRALSHISAEATDITSAQFSARFGLAVRMLRGANGFSEYTPETLRDPAIRALMERIALERDEVCDSEWPKTRGARVRIVMSDGRQLEEKVDYYTGMEENPMSDDAVRTKFMTLLGPLVPERQLTEILSLVTQLEDAPDLLPLARLLCVPDGPRDQTPSRPSH, from the coding sequence ATGGAAGAAACACGAAAGCTGGCGCGGTTCGCCTCTGAACTTGCGTTCGATTCCATCCCAAAGGAAGTAGTAAGCAAGGCGAAGCTGTTGATCCTCGACCAAATCGGCGCCATGCTTGGAGCGGCCACACTGCCTTGGAGCCGCTCGGTGCTGGACTATGTTCTGGACTGGGGTGGCGTCGAGGGAAATTCGACCGTTGCGTACTTCGGCACGAAAACCCGCCTCGAGCTCGCAGCATTCGCAAATGCCTGCTTCGGTCATGGATTCGAGATCGACGACCTTTACGTCCGGGGGCAGTCGCATCCCGGGTGTGTCGTCATTCCGACTGCTATCGCGGCTTGCGAATCCCAGGCTGGTTCAGGGCGCGATCTGCTGACCGCGGTGGTCGCCGGCTACGAGGTCATGGGGCGCATCAATCACGCCATCATGCCTTCCTGTGCCGAAAAGGGCTTCCATGCGGCGACGTCGGTCACCGGTCCATTCGGAGCGGCGATTGCCGCCGGAAAACTACACCGGCTCGACGCCGGCCTCATGGTCCATGCGATGTCGATCGCCGGCAGCCATGCTTCTGGGACCATCGAATACGACCAGGGCGGAGGCAGCGTGAAGCGGGTACATGCGGGGATTGCTGCTGCGGCGGGAGTTCGATCGGTGCTGCTCGCGAAACACGGGATCACGGGGCCTGCGACGATCCTGGAAGGCAAGCACGGAATATGTCACGTGTTTGCGGACAGTTGCGACCTTGGTCGGCTGACTCGCGGCTTGGGCACCGACTTTCCTGTGGTGACGGGCACTGGGTTCAAGGCCTACTGTTGCTGCGCAGGCATGCACTCCGGCATCGAGGCGCTGCAGAACCTGATGTGGAAGCACAGTATGGACGCGGCTGCGGTGAAGTCGATCACCATGGGAACGCACTCGCGCGCGCTGTCCCATATCTCTGCTGAAGCGACGGACATCACGAGTGCTCAGTTCAGCGCCCGCTTTGGCCTTGCAGTTCGCATGCTGCGCGGTGCAAACGGCTTCTCGGAATACACACCAGAAACCCTTAGGGACCCGGCCATTCGGGCGCTGATGGAGCGTATCGCTTTGGAGCGGGATGAGGTCTGCGATAGCGAGTGGCCGAAGACACGAGGCGCGCGCGTGCGGATTGTAATGAGCGACGGCCGCCAGCTCGAGGAAAAGGTGGATTACTACACCGGCATGGAAGAAAACCCGATGAGCGATGACGCCGTGCGTACAAAGTTTATGACGCTGCTGGGCCCGCTGGTTCCCGAGCGCCAGTTGACGGAAATTTTGTCTCTGGTGACGCAGCTCGAGGATGCTCCGGACCTTCTGCCGCTGGCGCGCCTTCTTTGCGTGCCCGACGGCCCACGCGATCAGACGCCGTCGCGACCTTCCCATTGA
- a CDS encoding MmgE/PrpD family protein has translation MNQSEQFSPTEALATFGANLRFEDLPTGVVSRMKMSLLDSLGCCIHGATLPWSRIVADMCLREDSKPVATILGQARRSSAALAALANATAGHAFELDDIHKESVVHAGSIALPVTLAMAEEQQAMSGADFLTAMVAGYEVGHRVGSAATTSLFFRGFHPQGTSGVFVAAASAARALGLPAHQFQHALGIVGSQAGGLMAAQEGAMVKRFHSGRAAQSGVYAAFLAKESFTGVLDVLEASYGGYLTSYSDEPNVARLLSGLGETWETLSVGYKPHASVTSIHTALDCLDELMKEHAFDADAIDQMQVGLSRMTHVHCAWPYKAQGVTAAQMNLFYGLAVIAIDREAFTEQYAQERLADERILSFIEKITATIDPEIDAEGAAARHACRLHVQLNDGRAFERFKADRHGSPTNPLTEAEIVRKFERVVAKCVPEAGSRRIVDVVSDIERLPTIVPLIDALRFC, from the coding sequence ATGAATCAATCTGAACAGTTCTCCCCCACCGAAGCGCTCGCCACGTTCGGTGCGAATCTCCGCTTCGAAGATCTCCCCACGGGAGTGGTCTCCCGAATGAAAATGAGCCTTCTCGACAGCCTAGGGTGCTGCATTCACGGCGCGACGTTGCCGTGGAGCAGGATTGTGGCGGACATGTGCCTGCGCGAGGATAGCAAACCGGTCGCGACGATCCTGGGACAGGCAAGGCGGTCATCGGCGGCGCTGGCAGCGCTGGCGAATGCCACGGCTGGGCATGCGTTCGAGCTCGACGACATCCACAAGGAATCGGTCGTGCACGCCGGTTCCATCGCGCTTCCCGTAACACTCGCAATGGCCGAAGAGCAACAGGCGATGAGCGGCGCGGATTTCCTGACGGCTATGGTGGCCGGCTATGAGGTGGGGCATCGGGTCGGAAGCGCGGCCACGACAAGTCTCTTTTTCAGAGGATTTCACCCCCAGGGCACTTCGGGCGTCTTCGTCGCGGCCGCATCGGCGGCTCGCGCACTCGGTCTGCCAGCCCACCAGTTTCAGCATGCATTGGGTATCGTCGGCTCTCAGGCCGGTGGGCTGATGGCGGCGCAGGAAGGTGCAATGGTGAAGCGCTTTCACAGTGGGCGCGCCGCGCAAAGCGGGGTATATGCGGCATTCCTGGCGAAGGAATCCTTCACTGGCGTGCTGGACGTGCTGGAGGCGTCCTACGGGGGCTATCTAACCTCATACTCCGACGAGCCGAACGTCGCGCGGCTGCTGTCGGGCCTGGGTGAAACCTGGGAGACGTTGAGCGTCGGATATAAACCCCACGCAAGCGTCACGAGCATCCACACCGCCCTGGATTGCCTCGACGAGCTGATGAAGGAGCATGCCTTCGATGCGGACGCCATAGACCAGATGCAAGTGGGGCTCAGCCGGATGACACACGTCCATTGCGCCTGGCCGTACAAGGCCCAGGGGGTCACGGCGGCTCAGATGAATCTCTTCTATGGCCTGGCCGTCATTGCCATCGACCGCGAGGCATTCACCGAGCAGTATGCGCAGGAACGTCTCGCGGACGAAAGAATCCTGAGCTTCATCGAGAAGATCACCGCCACGATCGATCCGGAGATCGATGCCGAGGGCGCAGCTGCTCGACACGCTTGCAGGCTTCATGTGCAACTCAACGATGGCCGGGCCTTCGAACGATTCAAGGCCGACAGGCATGGGAGCCCGACCAATCCCCTGACCGAGGCAGAAATCGTCAGGAAGTTCGAGCGTGTCGTGGCCAAGTGTGTTCCTGAGGCCGGTTCGCGCCGTATCGTCGATGTGGTGTCCGATATCGAGCGGCTCCCGACGATCGTGCCCCTGATAGACGCACTCAGATTCTGTTGA
- a CDS encoding isocitrate lyase/PEP mutase family protein, which produces MSTRKQLKALAEARRGVIVPGAFNALSAKVIEDLGYEAVYVTGAGVTNMWFGMPDQGFMGLSEIAEHTARIRDAVCVPLIVDADTGFGNALNVRHTVRTLERAGADCIQFEDQVAPKRCGHFSGKQVTSTEEAVSKIRAAVDARHDPDLLIMARTDAAATQGFDAAVERAQKFVEAGADILFVEAVTTEEQIRALPQRLGPPQLMNMVIGGKTPIFNADELSRLGYGIVLYANAALQAAVAGMQKTLTMLRDEKEVQESSGLVASFAERQRLVGKPEWDTLEKRYT; this is translated from the coding sequence ATGTCTACCCGTAAGCAACTCAAGGCTCTGGCCGAGGCCCGGCGCGGTGTGATCGTGCCGGGTGCGTTCAATGCGCTCTCCGCCAAGGTGATCGAAGACCTGGGCTATGAAGCCGTGTACGTCACCGGGGCAGGCGTCACCAACATGTGGTTCGGCATGCCCGATCAAGGCTTCATGGGACTTTCCGAAATCGCTGAGCACACGGCGCGCATCCGCGATGCGGTGTGCGTACCGCTCATCGTCGATGCTGATACCGGCTTCGGCAACGCTCTCAACGTGCGGCACACCGTGCGCACGCTAGAGCGCGCGGGCGCCGACTGCATCCAGTTTGAAGACCAGGTCGCGCCAAAGCGCTGTGGCCACTTCTCGGGCAAACAAGTCACCAGCACTGAGGAGGCGGTAAGCAAGATCCGTGCGGCCGTGGACGCGCGCCATGATCCGGACCTGCTGATCATGGCCCGTACGGACGCCGCCGCCACACAAGGCTTTGATGCCGCTGTCGAGCGTGCGCAGAAGTTCGTCGAGGCCGGTGCTGACATCCTGTTCGTGGAAGCGGTGACGACGGAAGAGCAGATCCGCGCGCTGCCCCAGCGCCTGGGCCCGCCGCAGTTGATGAACATGGTGATCGGCGGTAAGACGCCGATCTTCAATGCTGACGAGCTGAGCCGGTTAGGCTACGGCATCGTGCTCTATGCCAACGCAGCCCTGCAGGCGGCCGTGGCCGGTATGCAGAAGACCCTTACCATGCTGCGCGACGAGAAGGAAGTGCAGGAGTCCAGTGGGCTGGTGGCCTCGTTCGCCGAGCGCCAGCGCCTTGTGGGCAAGCCCGAATGGGACACGCTCGAAAAGCGCTACACCTGA